The Obesumbacterium proteus DNA window AAACAACAATTAGCCGCGATTAAAGAAGTACAAAGCGCGCGGGGCGTAAGTTTTGATGGTTCTCTTGTTCAGCGATTGAAAACGATCGTGCCGTTGCTTTCACCTATGCTCATGCAAAGTCTCAATGATTTAACCACGCGAAGCTCTGCGCTAGATGCGCGGGCATTTCGTCGTTACCCACATCGGACCGTACTGAAACCTATCTCCGAATATCGCTGGGAGCCATTTTTACGCGTTGTTTTACTGTGTTGTTTGCTCGTCGAAGGAGGCGCGTTTTGGCTTTATCACTCGATATCGATCGGTTAATGGTGGATGTGCATGGTGTTTATCAGCTAGGGCCAATAACCCTGAAGTTGGAAGAAGGGCAGTGGCTTGCCGTTCTCGGTGGCAATGGTTCTGGAAAAAGCCTACTTGCCAGATTACTGGTTGGCAGCCTTGAGGATGGTTCATTGCGACATATTCAAGGCAAGTGCGAGGTGTTGGGGAGCAACATTTTGCTTGAAAATGAGATGAAGCATACGCGCCAGTGGGTTCAACAATCGCCCTATTTACAGTTCTCTGGCTGCTGCTTCACCGTTGAGGATGAAATTGCCTTTGGGCCACAGAATTTAGCACTGCCTACAGCTGAAATAATGAGTCGGGTGGAGACTGCGCTGACGCGTTTTAAGTGCCAACATCTGCGGT harbors:
- a CDS encoding energy-coupling factor ABC transporter ATP-binding protein gives rise to the protein MALSLDIDRLMVDVHGVYQLGPITLKLEEGQWLAVLGGNGSGKSLLARLLVGSLEDGSLRHIQGKCEVLGSNILLENEMKHTRQWVQQSPYLQFSGCCFTVEDEIAFGPQNLALPTAEIMSRVETALTRFKCQHLRLRNPQTLSGGEAQRVLLACVLVMHPKLLVLDQALGRLSQEATYQALDAIQCYVEELQCSVAMLEHRLFPAADYCLQRVLLEEGRTRPFEEIPPSSLVQQVVLPEQLKTMLWQETESLNEAARVLAPFMRGSQLC